A single window of Fervidicoccus fontis Kam940 DNA harbors:
- a CDS encoding metallophosphoesterase family protein: MKLLQIGDIHCSLKNLKRLLELRDELEYEIAIVHGDLECDGEIVDLLEKLSDKILFVPGNMDDVGLIKIFTEKSYNIDSKLVKLGEYYFLGIGGQNFYSSYTYALKKLEEMKEKRNLVIVSHHPPITQNTDVSFGGIHIGLPELTEIDEKYSPLAHLHGHVHESPGIDYIGDTLVVNAGSLMHGNFAIVDIKNRKAEIKKIV, encoded by the coding sequence ATGAAATTGCTTCAGATAGGCGACATACACTGTTCTTTAAAGAATTTAAAAAGACTTTTAGAATTGAGAGATGAATTAGAATATGAAATTGCAATTGTACATGGAGATTTAGAATGCGACGGAGAGATAGTTGATCTGTTAGAGAAGCTATCTGATAAAATACTTTTCGTTCCCGGAAACATGGATGATGTCGGGTTAATAAAGATATTTACAGAGAAAAGCTATAACATTGACTCTAAGCTCGTAAAGCTGGGAGAATATTACTTTTTAGGCATTGGTGGGCAGAACTTTTACTCTTCGTATACCTATGCTCTGAAAAAACTCGAAGAAATGAAAGAGAAGAGGAACCTTGTGATCGTTTCCCACCACCCTCCAATTACACAAAATACGGATGTATCATTTGGAGGGATACATATAGGTTTGCCAGAGCTAACAGAAATAGACGAAAAATACTCCCCACTGGCTCACCTTCACGGACATGTTCATGAGTCGCCTGGAATAGATTACATAGGAGATACTTTGGTGGTAAATGCAGGTTCTCTAATGCATGGAAATTTTGCTATTGTAGATATAAAAAACAGAAAGGCTGAAATCAAAAAAATCGTTTAG
- a CDS encoding 30S ribosomal protein S25e: MPKKREGGEEKPKARTMTEQAEMNVSVPDELLKRAERELKQVEYITPFMLSQKLSVSISTSKKILKMLAEKGTLKTIVQNRRAPIYVPADKV, translated from the coding sequence ATGCCAAAAAAGAGAGAGGGAGGAGAGGAAAAGCCTAAAGCAAGAACTATGACAGAGCAAGCTGAAATGAATGTTTCCGTTCCAGATGAGCTATTAAAGAGAGCGGAGAGGGAATTGAAGCAAGTCGAATATATAACTCCATTTATGCTATCTCAGAAACTCAGCGTTTCAATAAGCACATCTAAGAAGATACTGAAAATGCTCGCCGAAAAAGGCACTCTTAAGACAATAGTCCAGAATCGTAGAGCTCCCATATATGTTCCTGCAGATAAGGTTTAA